In the Rhea pennata isolate bPtePen1 chromosome 4, bPtePen1.pri, whole genome shotgun sequence genome, GGCTCGGCGGCTCCCTCCCcgcctgcctccctcccgcccgcccgccctccctcctcgctgccgcccgcccgccctccgcGGCAGGCAGACGGACGGCGCGCAGCGCGCCGGCGGCGCAGGGCGACCACCGCGCACACACACTCCCCCAGTGCCTGCTCCTTCCtcgccccccgccgcctcccccgcccctcctcctcctcctttctctgcaacgagagagaggagaagagaggggggaaaaagccaCTTACAGGTATTTGTTTAGTGGATCGGcggcttttatttatttccaccgccgctctcccccccccccccgccccccgcacCGACCACCCTTTTCTACAGCCCCTCGCAGTTTGTTTACAAGTATCAAAGTTGTAATTGAGGAGCTGCCAAGACACATCtggatattttcttcttcttcttcttctttgtgTTAGGGACTGATGTGCAACTAATTAAAGGCAGACAGGCTGGTAGCGTCTGCAAATTCAAGCCCCCCCCAAATAAAGAGCCTGGTAAGTGACCGGTTTgcttttccccccctttcctctccgccttccccccccccttttttttttgcggggggggggatttcgtttttcattttgtgtttttgctGGGGctgccttttttgttgttgttgttcttgtcCTCTGGGATCGTAAAAGTAGATTAATGCTAGACTTGGGCAATAAAAGGCGCCGctatattaatttattaattaatcTGCACCCGCCCCTCCTCCTGAATGTTAAATATGACCTTTGATCTCTATGTCTTTGGCAGACCAGACATGCAATATTGAACATGTACAGTCACATTTGGCTTAAGCAGTAACAGAATCGTGAAGTCCGGGTAgcaatttctatttatttatttttttttccggGAAAATGAGGGCTATagtgaagggggaaaaaatcagtaaCTACGGCTTGGGTCCCCTTTTCATGCTCCAGAGATGCATCGATTAAACAATAATGACCTGGTTGGTGGACACCATCATTTCCTCGTTTCTGGTGGCAATAAACCTGGAACGGGGGCTTTAGGGGGAGAGAAGGTAGCAAGCAAAGAAAGCTTTTGTGGAGAGAAGCCACTTTAATACTAGGGGGAAATAGGGCAAGAAAATGCGTATGTTACTTGAGTTCTGGAATAAAAGGCTAAATGTTAGCGTTTTATTCCTCGCCAGATGTGTGGATTTCCTACACATGGTTGGCAAAACTAGTTTTATTGAGTAGTTGTTATTAAGGACATGCGGCTACGTTTGCATTTACAGAAACGGGAGGTTTTTGCTATATGCAAATTCTTAGCATCTCTCCACAAGACTGCCTTTAGCCTAGAGCTTTCCGGGGCAGCCTTTGTATTGCCATCAGACCTCTAAAGGGAGCAGTATTCTCGGGTTTTTTTCCTTGCGTGAAAATGCAGAGGTGGTTGCTGTGTGATTAGGGTCTTTTTCTGATTGCAAGACGCATGTTAGTTCCTAATCCATCCAAgggtgagtttttttttttttttttttgtttttttttttttagatttattctcttttaatgtGGATTTGTTTATGTAAACCCTGCTTTTTAGTGTACAGCATCAAGAGAAGATGAAGTTTTTGCACTTGGTAGGTTGGACTACAAATGGTTCATTAATCTAATTATGATCGTAATTACTGTAATTGATAACCATTTTGAACTAAACATACTGAAGTCTTGAAACTGTACGTGGCTCCATTAGCATCTCTGAAGTAAGCGTTTCTGATCAATAGCcataaatcagaaaagatgCTAGAAATGTCTAAACTATGCAGGTAAAGACTATGGAAAACAAAGAGGCACTGTTCATAAACTGAGGGCTTTTTAAGTTATGTTTATGTTTTGCTTTAGTTCACGAAGGCTGCAATAATGCACCTTTCTCGTTGCCAGAAACTAAAATATCCCCCTTCACTTAATAGGAGTGGCCTATGGGAAATAAAACAAGCACCACATCTTTATTCCCTTCTTAAACTTTGCTAAAATCGAAATATGATAAGAAAAAGCCATCTTTCCCCAGGAAAGGTCAGTTCCGCAGGTAAAGCGATACGCCTTGTGcagttttccttgtttttctcctcGACGAAGCAAGCCCTGTTCCCGTAATGCCTGCAGCAggggctgccccccccccccccccgctcctcccccGCCTCCATCCCTTCCTGAAATCAACCTTGTAAAGCCCCATGGCTCGGGGTTAGGgctggggcggggaggggggggggggggaatccttCGGCGAGGTTGGACATACTCAGTCTAGAACAGCTGCGGGCTCTGCGATCACGAGCTGTGAAATTGCCTGGctttatatattataaatatatatatgtatatgtgtgtgtgtgtgtgtgtgtgcgtgtattatatatttttatcgAGCGTCTCCGCTGTCGTGCCCCCCgcccagccccggcggcggccgccccgtccTTGGTGCGGGACCCCGGCGGGGCCAGCTGTGCCGGGAGCCACGCTAGCGACCGCCGGACACAGAAGGACACTGTGGCAGCTGGCGCCGCCGTCCCCCCGCCTCggtctcttttcttttctttcttctctctcccccccccacctcctttcccctcctgccTTTTCAGCTCGGCTCGCCCGCGGGCGGGCTcgctcccggcccgcggccgcgcactgcgcccgccggcggcccctCGCAGTCGGGCACGCTGCCGGCTTGCCCGGGGACGCGGCGTGCCCGCTGCCGAGCGGCGGccgggctgcccgcggcgcctccAGCCGCCCCCCGCGCAGGTatgcccggcggggcggcggcggcggcggcgggggcacgTCTCCATTGGCCGTTATCGCCAACGGCCCGTGGCGACCGTTATTGCGCGCGCGCGctcgccccccgcccgccgcccggcccgcgcgcccCCCTGGCAATGACTTTCTCTGTTTTAGTTGTGACAGTGCCCGGGAGCATGCGAGGAGAAGAGGCCGCCCGGCACCCGGCCGCCCGCGGAAATGCGCCCTGAGGAGGACTGAGCGCCccctgcccccgcccccccgccggcccggcccggcccccccgccccgccgcccgccgccgcggccacCATGAACACCAACGTGTGCGTGGAGAGCGGCCCCAACCCCgaggcgccggggctgcccaAGGACAGCCACCTGCCGGAGGGCGCCCTCAACAGCCTTGTGGATTACAACTCGGAGATGGAGAGGTACCGCTCCTTCGCCACCTTCTACAAGACCAACGGCGGCGCCTTCCCGCAGGCGGCCAAGATCGCCCGCATCACCACCCCCATCttccccagcgccgccgccgccgccgccgcccgcatCGGCATGTCCCCCTGGAACTGCGACACCgccacggccgccgccgccaccgccatGCTctggggcagcggcggcggcggcggcggcggcgcggccggcggcgcgagGAAGCCCTcctccgcggccgccgccgctgccgccgcctccgcctccgcggccgccgccgcctcctcgctGCACGCCGGCAGGGGCAGCATGCACCACCGGAGCGACTCGCAGCGCCTCGGCAAGCCGGGCTGCGCGCCGGCCGAGCAGCCCGCGCTGCCCATGGCCAACAACAACTTCCTCTCCACGCTGTCCCCCGAGCACTGCAGGCCGCTGGCCGGCGAGTGCATGAACAAGCTCAAGTGCGGCGCCGCCGAAGCGGAGATCATGAACCTGCCCGAGCGCGTCGGCACCTTCTCGGCCATCCCGGCGCTGGGCGGGCTCTCCTTGCCGCCGGGGGTCATCGTCATGACGGCGCTGCactcgcccgccgccgcctcggccgccgTCACAGACAGCGCCTTCCAGATCGCCAACCTGGCGGACTGCCCGCAGAGCCACGCCTCGGCCGCGCCCGCCTCCGCcctgggcgccgccgccgcggggggcgccggggccgccggcggcggcgggggggccgccggcggcggcggcggcagcgccggggccggggccggggcaggggccggggccggggccggggccggggcgggcaaCCCCGCCAAGAAGAAGCGGAAACGCTGCGGGGTGTGCGTGCCCTGCAAGCGGCTCATCAACTGTGGAGTCTGCAGCAGTTGCAGGAACCGCAAAACGGGACACCAGATCTGCAAATTTAGGAAATGTGAAGAGCTTAAGAAAAAACCTGGCACTTCGCTAGAGGTCAGAGGcgatgatttctttttccccagccTCCCTCCGTCCCTCCTCAACCCCCTGCCCCCGCCCCTCCAGTGCTTCTTGTCTAGCTTCAAGATGCAGCATCCCTTTTCCGAGGCCTCCTTCAGGCTGTGAGGCTGCCCCCGCGGCCGGCTCCACGCCGGGGCAGCAGGACGGGGCCGAGGCCCAGGTCGAGGCTGATGCCGAGGCCAGGGCCAAGGCCGAGGCCGAGCGGGGCCCAGGCGGCGCCGGCATACCCCCCGACTCCGGGCCCCACAGGCAGCGGCCCGTGGCGCTACCTGCTGCGCCCCCCACGGGACTGGTGGCCTGCCTtccgccgctgctgctgctgcttcttctttttttttttttaattactaacAATTTTTTCTTCACGATGCTTTGGGGCTGTTTTTAAGGGCTGGGGAGGTGGGGAGCAGTTAGCTGAATGCCCGTCTTCAGTAGTCAGAAGTTCAGGGGGAAAGTGATAGCTAGCTCATTTCCAGGTTGACCTGTCCATAGCAGTCTGTTCGAGAAAGACAACTGGTCGTAGAGCCCAGTAGTTGGTGGAACGTGCTGAAGTTATCTTTTTggcaatatattttacaaagtaGCCCGTTTATGGTGTATAAAGTACAATGGAAAAATAGCACAGGTATGACTGAACTGATTTCTGACTGAACTGTATATACGTTTATTTTTACAATGTTTCCTCAGAACTGACAATGTATTGAATATTGCAAAGATGTAAAGACAGGTTTTCAAGTTTGCTAGACGTACAGAAGACAGGCAGGTATGAtgttacagaaatttcagttGATGTATTGAGTGCAACAGacaatggaaacaaaaatacacgAATACAAGTAAAACGGCTATTGGTTGATATCTTTAGGCAAAGGAAACAAGCGCGAGGAAAGACTAGTAATCATACTTAATCCCTTgtcattattaaaattatagtGTTGCTAGTTAGATGCACATATCAGATGTGTCTGAAGGTGTCGAGGATGATGGATTTAGTACAGAGGAGCAGCGTATACTGGGTGACATCAAGATTTGTAGTCACAGAAATTAGCAACTAAGTGAGAAATTACAACTTCcctctgtgtgcatgtgtgtgtgtgtgtgtgtgtgttgtgctTTATTTCCTAAATCATTGCTTGCAGGAGTTGCCTCTGTCTAAGAAGAGGTGGGATGAGGGattcaagggggaaaaaaaagcaacaagaagaACCCACTGATTTGTTTAGCGTTAAGTAATACGGAGATAACAGCATCAATATTTATATTGCTTGGGACAAAAGCAATGTTTGGGTTTTAGTTGATATTTGGCTGATACCATCAATTGTTTTGTAGCCAGCCTCACCAAAATACCTAATTAATTCCTCCTCGCAAGAGTGAACCATCCTTGCTGAAAGTTTGATTTGCAGCTCCTTCTTTCTTACTACTTCTTCTTAGCTGTTTTTTGTGAATGTATGATGACCCAGCATCACCAATGCAACAGCTGGTACGGACTTTTCAGGTACTAGAAACTAGACTGGATTTTTAACTGTTGTTTTCGTCAATGATACATCATTGTTGATTTTGTAGAAAGTTTGCAGAGAAGATGCAGAATACCCCAGGCTTTCAATGATGGATCTTAATACTGCAGTACAGCCTAAAAAAGTCTTCTTGAAAAGGGAGTTGTGGCGAATCCCCCCCCAGCTCCATGCAACGTAGCGGGGTACCTTCTGTGCACAGAGTCCTCTTGGGCTTACAAACCAGGATGCTGCTGTGATTTACTGCTTATGATAAATGATAGATCCTGATGGATTATCGATTTGTGCAGGAAGTGAGCTATCTCTAGAAGAAACTAATTTATATGTTATCAGATCTTTCTATGAGTTCATTTCCACAACTTCCTCGCTCCTGACAAAGGTGCTCTACGGCCTTAAAAATTGTTCAGGCATGTTATGAGAATGCTGCCCGTTAAAATTGTTTAACCACTGTGACTAGTAAAACCATAGTTTTATTAGCCACTTGTGTACTCTCATAACCACATGCCttcacttcttttcttccttcactctCTCTTCGTGCTCTGCCAGATATATAAACACAAAAACTCCTCTGCTGCTCTACTGTGACTTGAAGGAGACAgatttctgtttcctgctgTAGAAATAGCAGTAAGGCATCGCTTCTCTGCAGGTTGTGTCTGGTCACAAAGTATGTCATGGGATGTGACTAGTATCTTTACAGGTGTGTTATTTGGCAGTAGGAAAGGAAGAGTTCCCAAACTGAGTAACTTTGTTATGGTCggttttttattccttcttgtttctctctctctctctcttttaattaaataataaagaatGACAGCATGACTGCCTAGAGCACGTGTGCAGCAACACTGTGCTGGCTGTAAGGCAACCAGCTGGAAGCATGTCAGAGAGTGACAGGGCCTACATGACTgaactgaagcagcagcagtggttGCAGGTGGGTGAGAGCAGTCTCCCTGCTGAACTAGCTTCTCAGGCTCATTTGTCTTACAGGCTTGGGGAATCAACAGATCTCCTTAGGTGATCCCGCCTGACCTAGATAGGCATGTTCCCAAGGAAGTGCAGCAGGAATCAAGGTGCTCAACGGTCCGTTATATGTTTATATGATCTGTGAGTTGTGCTCGGCATTGGCTACAAATTGTGGAAATTATTACAGTCAGGAGGTGaaactgtgtttaaaaacaaaataaacaaaaaatgagaataataataaacagTAAAATGGTTGATCccactgaaattatttctctctttttccctttaaatccatttttctcCTAGTGCAATGAAGGCATATGATATAGCTCTCAAGGTTAGTACACTGAGTTTAAGACAGATTCACATCAATGCTTTCAAGCTCCTGacctttacatttttaatggaaagctTCCCTCCCAGcactttttaaaactcttgaattaattttgcctatttttatttaaatattttcaccttAAAAATGTCCCAATGCTCTAGTGTTTTGCATAGGATGTTATTATTACTAGGAAATTTTATGTATGGtaataataaatctataaaaACCAGACTGACGTCACATTGCACGCTGCCTACTTGTGTATGTATATTCTGTGTTCATTCAGATTTACAGTTGGTCTAAAGAGACATAATCTTTATTTACCCGTAGagactatttatttttctctgattgGTGTACATTTATGTAACTTCTGCAGCAGGTTATGAAGATTAGGGACCTGATCTTACTTTACATCCCTCTCTCTTTGAAGCAAATCATCCTGGTTCAGTGTATGCTTGTACTGATTTCAGCTGCCCTGCTTCTCAGTTTCATTAGGATGATAGCAAAACCAGGCAGAAGGGCTAACTCAGATTGGCACGGTCTGAAGGATTCAACTCAAACGTGAAATATCTTTTGATGTTTGAGTATGCAGTCGTAAAAGTCAGCGCCACTAGCTGTATTTGTAACTGCCTTGCTAACTAATATGTGCACTATTAAAGTAAACATTTGTATACTGAGCTGAAATAGTAAATACCAACATCCAAATCTGAGGCACCTCACTGAGCTCTGTTCCAAGTCAGTGGGAGTTTGAGATTGCCTTCACTGGGGATGGGGCTGTGATGAttgatttcagcagaaacaGCGTCTGATCCTGAAAATCTTACCGCCATATGGCATTGCCACGGGGgagagaggctgtgctggcaaCCGCAGAACGCGCACTTCGTGTTTTGGTAGTACATGTGAACACTGTTAAGGGAACACTGCTGAGCCCTGTGGATAGGGGTCAATTAGCAGGGGCCTCCGAGGAAGCAATTTCCCTTCCGCCTCTCTAGCTTTGAATTACATGCATAAGTTAAGTGACTACATGATGGAATTGAGTAGCGCGAGGAGGTTCGGAAAAAGTTGATAAGGAGCAGGCAGCTAACCTGATCCAAGCGGCTAGCTGCAAGGTCAAAAGAAAGACCACCTTGTAGCCTGCGTTGCTGTTCTTTGCTGAAATGTGACTTCTTGGCAGCACTTCttgcctccctgctgctgcctcataGCCCTCCACTTGGGCGAGGGTCCCCATGTGTGAAAGGCTGTGAAAGCAGGCAAAAAGGCAGTTCCTGTCCCCAGGCTTTTACAGCTGAAGCAAGAACAGCAGTGTGCTCCCAGTGCAGTCCAAGCTGGGGATCAGCTGTAAAGCCCTGATTGGTCCCaagtgctgttttcttccttctgttcctGACTTGTGCCTGTTGGACCCTGCCGGGACCTTCCTGCTCTGTTTCCAGGGCTGAACTGAAGGTACAGAGATGCAGTCCTTGGCGCTGGAGTTCCCTCCTCCCAGCGCACGCGACTGCGCGTGGCGGCTCTGCCGTGCTGTCTCTCTGGTTTCGAAAACGGTGCACGTTCTTGCAGTGACGGTATCGGCAGTGAGTGGAGGAGACAAGAGGCAGGGAGAGATTTGACTTTTGTTGAGCATTAGCGACAGCTTTTGTCACATTCATCCAGATTTTACATGTCTGGGATAAACATACGTTCAGCAACGAGTCTTTCTTTGACC is a window encoding:
- the CXXC4 gene encoding CXXC-type zinc finger protein 4; protein product: MNTNVCVESGPNPEAPGLPKDSHLPEGALNSLVDYNSEMERYRSFATFYKTNGGAFPQAAKIARITTPIFPSAAAAAAARIGMSPWNCDTATAAAATAMLWGSGGGGGGGAAGGARKPSSAAAAAAAASASAAAAASSLHAGRGSMHHRSDSQRLGKPGCAPAEQPALPMANNNFLSTLSPEHCRPLAGECMNKLKCGAAEAEIMNLPERVGTFSAIPALGGLSLPPGVIVMTALHSPAAASAAVTDSAFQIANLADCPQSHASAAPASALGAAAAGGAGAAGGGGGAAGGGGGSAGAGAGAGAGAGAGAGAGNPAKKKRKRCGVCVPCKRLINCGVCSSCRNRKTGHQICKFRKCEELKKKPGTSLEVRGDDFFFPSLPPSLLNPLPPPLQCFLSSFKMQHPFSEASFRL